In a genomic window of Salminus brasiliensis chromosome 12, fSalBra1.hap2, whole genome shotgun sequence:
- the LOC140573491 gene encoding uncharacterized protein, protein MSRYAMRAYQLLVWILLEQTMAAEEILYVRGVQEESVDISCETKLENIQPTAFHLYRKLAKDWQKVLLLFVNEHEEVGAEYKERIRISGWPSSRTVNVTLLDLRAEDTGLYVCEFTNTTDPFLKVPKSTEVILHVQVNDQDCSCDSRSSVIYIIAAAVVLLLFTLLSLSAAHYRKAHTRPMTAVPIYEQMTTQTPEHRSQSHHLALPANDPVYAIPLKEQSLHSPYAVPKKVKSSSAAPKQDSHPEPAAETD, encoded by the exons ATGTCTAGGTACGCCATGAGAGCCTACCAGCTCCTTGTTTGGATTTTACTGGAGCAAACGATGG cagCTGAGGAAATTCTGTATGTTCGCGGTGTTCAAGAAGAATCTGTTGACATCTCCTGTGAAACCAAGCTAGAAAATATTCAGCCAACCGCATTCCATCTGTACAGAAAACTGGCAAAAGATTGGCAAAAGGTTTTACTGCTGTTTGTAAATGAGCATGAAGAAGTTGGCGCAGAGTATAAGGAGCGCATCAGAATCTCTGGATGGCCGAGTTCACGCACTGTGAACGTCACGCTGTTGGACCTGAGGGCTGAAGATACAGGCCTCTATGTCTGTGAGTTCACCAACACTACAGATCCTTTCCTAAAGGTGCCAAAGAGCACAGAGGTCATCCTGCATGTGCAAGTTAACG ATCAAGACTGCTCGTGTGACAGCCGCTCCTCAGTCATCTACATCATCGCAGCTGCCGTGGTCCTGCTCCTCTTCACCCTCTTAAGTCTTTCAGCTGCACATTAT AGAAAAGCTCACACCAGGCCCATGACTGCAGTTCCAATTTATGAACAAATGACCACACAAACACCAGAGCACAGGTCACAAAGCCATCACCTGGCCCTACCTGCAAATGACCCAGTGTATGCTATTCCACTGAAAGAGCAAAGTCTCCATAGTCCCTATGCAGTCCCTAAGAAGGTAAAGTCTAGTTCTGCTGCACCAAAGCAGGACAGTCACCCAGAGCCGGCCGCTGAGACGGATTGA